A single genomic interval of Amblyomma americanum isolate KBUSLIRL-KWMA chromosome 11, ASM5285725v1, whole genome shotgun sequence harbors:
- the LOC144109395 gene encoding uncharacterized protein LOC144109395 — protein sequence MTDMEPECLSGEFTFISTTSNCNASCYVHHRTSTTAERGTSCDSAQLCDKNVGPVRKQPYFGGFRALHGNEAALQSFTAVSFQLFSLLLSVLPPGTQRLRELSVEDKLLLFLMKLKHGLPFSFLASLFCVHSTTASRVFKSVLVNIKVATKDWIYWPSRLAVQRTMPPSFKRHYDTCRAIIDCTEIETEMPPDVETRNLWFSHYKGRYTLKYLICIAPNGAITFVSEGYGGRTSDATITVDGKLLSLLEPGDVILADNGFPGIRTDVGVQQATLVMPPFATSAQFTESEVDATYETASVRIHVERVIQRLKTFNILSQRIPHELTGYVDDIVHVVAVITNLKPGIFARNECNVS from the coding sequence ATGACCGACATGGAGCCCGAATGCCTTTCCGGGGAATTTACGTTCATCTCGACAACATCAAATTGCAACGCAAGTTGCTATGTGCACCACAGGACTTCCACCACCGCTGAACGCGGAACCTCATGTGATTCAGCTCAATTGTGCGACAAAAACGTGGGCCCTGTGCGGAAACAGCCGTACTTTGGAGGTTTTAGGGCACTCCATGGTAATGAGGCTGCGCTGCaatccttcactgcggtgtcattTCAGCTTTTTTCGTTGCTCTTAAGTGTTCTTCCGCCAGGAACGCAAAGGTTAAGGGAGCTTTCCGTTGAGGACaagcttcttttgtttttgatgaagctGAAACATGGCTTGCCGTTTTCGTTTCTCGCTTCACTGTTTTGCGTGCACAGCACAACGGCGTCCAGGGTATTCAAGTCGGTTCTTGTGAACATAAAAGTAGCAACGAAAGACTGGATCTATTGGCCGTCACGACTAGCAGTGCAGCGCACAATGCCGCCGAGCTTCAAAAGGCACTACGATACGTGCAGGGCTATTATAGATTGTACTGAAATAGAAACCGAAATGCCGCCAGATGTGGAGACACGCAACCTGTGGTTTTCCCACTACAAGGGCAGGTACACCCTAAAGTATTTAATCTGCATCGCACCGAATGGCGCAATAACTTTCGTATCAGAAGGGTACGGCGGAAGGACTTCGGACGCGACCATCACAGTGGACGGCAAGCTGTTATCCCTTCTAGAGCCTGGCGATGTCATTCTAGCGGACAACGGCTTTCCGGGAATTCGCACTGACGTTGGGGTGCAACAGGCGACACTTGTGATGCCACCATTTGCGACGAGTGCCCAGTTTACGGAGTCAGAAGTCGATGCGACGTATGAGACAGCGTCTGTCCGCATTCATGTGGAAAGAGTTATCCAAAGGCTGAAAACGTTCAATATACTTTCCCAAAGAATTCCTCATGAACTGACTGGGTATGTCGATGATATTGTTCATGTGGTCGCTGTGATAACAAACCTAAAGCCAGGAATTTTTGCAAGGAACGAATGCAATGTCTCATAA
- the LOC144109396 gene encoding uncharacterized protein LOC144109396, with translation MEPKARRAFENEHGVEVSLFGLVVSRKESWLACSPDGIFLTHENEAVLLEIKCPFSRRGQTPTTDPLLPYLQKNDALELRKKHTYYAQIQISLYALELQQCWFYVYTEADSLTIKISRDEEYLAEAIPVLREFYFAKYLTCLKEYYNT, from the exons ATGGAGCCCAAAGCCCGCCGAGCATTTGAGAATGAACACGGCGTTGAAGTTTCATTGTTCGGCCTGGTTGTTTCACGCAAGGAGTCGTGGTTAGCGTGCTCTCCGGACGGAATCTTTCT GACGCACGAGAACGAGGCTGTGCTTTTGGAGATAAAGTGCCCCTTCAGTCGCAGAGGTCAGACGCCGACAACAGATCCACTTTTGCCATATTTGCAAAAGAACGATGCTCTGGAGCTGCGAAAAAAGCACACTTACTACGCTCAAATACAGATCTCCCTGTACGCCCTGGAGCTTCAACAGTGCTGGTTTTACGTCTACACGGAAGCTGATTCCCTGACGATTAAAATTTCCCGGGATGAAGAATACCTCGCCGAAGCGATTCCGGTGCTCCGGGAGTTTTACTTCGCAAAGTACCTGACATGCTTGAAAGAATACTACAACACGTAA